The following coding sequences lie in one Pontibacter sp. G13 genomic window:
- a CDS encoding DUF4287 domain-containing protein, translated as MKRTISEESILKATGQQWDEWFHLMDAAQCTEMSHKEMAQWLETEHGVSMWWCQAITVQYERERGLRKVNEKIGGFEVSVSKTVQMPIEELYERVHGWFLALPDIEIRVANPNKNMRITWPDTTNVVVHVWDKGPAKSQVVVMHEKLSTQELVEPTRAYWKAQIPLMVDFEA; from the coding sequence ATGAAACGTACCATCTCGGAGGAATCCATCCTCAAGGCTACGGGCCAGCAATGGGACGAATGGTTCCATCTCATGGATGCTGCCCAATGCACAGAAATGTCCCACAAGGAAATGGCCCAGTGGCTGGAGACCGAGCACGGTGTCAGTATGTGGTGGTGTCAGGCCATCACGGTCCAATATGAACGCGAACGTGGGCTGCGGAAGGTCAATGAGAAGATCGGAGGATTTGAGGTGAGCGTGAGCAAGACGGTCCAGATGCCGATCGAAGAACTTTATGAGCGCGTGCATGGCTGGTTTTTGGCGCTACCCGATATCGAGATCCGAGTCGCCAATCCCAACAAGAATATGCGGATCACCTGGCCAGACACTACGAATGTAGTCGTTCACGTCTGGGACAAGGGGCCCGCGAAATCTCAGGTGGTGGTCATGCATGAAAAGCTCTCCACGCAAGAACTCGTCGAACCGACCCGCGCATACTGGAAGGCCCAAATCCCGCTGATGGTTGATTTTGAGGCTTAG
- a CDS encoding fatty acid desaturase: MTFQRIKFSKEVDLDFSKTLKKRVREYFEKNQIPRTGGNAMIIKVAFMLALYLVPLVLMLTGVVTSDWGVFGMWSIMGIGLAGIGLAIMHDACHGALSSHKKINNFLGYVLDFVGGSCSLWKIQHNVLHHSFTNIEGHDDDIAPVGVLRFSPHAEKKGVHRFQFLYAWFFYGLMTFSWVTFKDFRLVLRYNKKGLTRGKKQAVGPMMTRLFFAKVAYYTYILVLPLVLMDNAWWVIVGSWFTMHFIAGLILALIFQPAHVMPDSKYPLPDESGHMDNSWFIHQLLTTTNFSPNSKWFSWYVGGLNYQIEHHLFPSISHVHYPKLSKIVEETAKEFDLPYNKQPNFVKAVWEHGKMLYMLGR, from the coding sequence ATGACGTTCCAACGGATCAAATTCTCGAAGGAAGTAGACTTGGACTTCAGCAAGACGCTCAAAAAGCGCGTGCGCGAGTATTTTGAGAAAAACCAGATTCCTAGAACAGGCGGGAATGCCATGATTATCAAGGTCGCATTCATGCTGGCCCTGTACTTGGTTCCCCTCGTTTTGATGCTTACCGGTGTGGTTACTTCCGATTGGGGAGTATTCGGCATGTGGTCCATCATGGGAATCGGACTCGCCGGGATCGGTTTGGCCATCATGCACGATGCCTGCCACGGAGCCCTTTCCTCCCACAAAAAAATCAACAATTTCTTGGGCTATGTCCTCGATTTTGTAGGCGGAAGCTGCTCTCTCTGGAAAATCCAGCACAATGTCCTTCACCACTCTTTCACCAATATCGAAGGACATGATGACGACATTGCACCTGTAGGCGTACTTCGCTTCTCTCCTCACGCTGAGAAAAAAGGCGTTCACAGATTCCAGTTCCTCTACGCGTGGTTCTTCTATGGCCTCATGACCTTCTCATGGGTGACTTTCAAGGACTTCCGTTTGGTACTCCGCTACAACAAAAAAGGCCTTACACGCGGCAAGAAACAAGCTGTCGGACCGATGATGACCCGCTTGTTCTTCGCCAAAGTGGCTTATTACACCTACATCCTCGTGTTGCCACTCGTATTGATGGACAACGCTTGGTGGGTGATCGTAGGATCTTGGTTTACAATGCACTTCATCGCTGGATTGATCCTCGCGTTGATCTTCCAACCTGCGCACGTAATGCCAGATTCCAAGTACCCATTGCCTGACGAGTCCGGACACATGGACAACAGCTGGTTCATTCACCAATTGTTGACTACCACCAACTTCTCCCCGAACTCCAAATGGTTCTCTTGGTACGTAGGTGGCCTGAACTACCAGATCGAACACCACTTGTTCCCTAGTATCAGCCACGTACACTACCCGAAACTGTCCAAGATCGTCGAGGAAACTGCCAAAGAGTTTGACTTGCCTTACAACAAGCAGCCAAACTTCGTGAAAGCAGTTTGGGAGCACGGCAAAATGCTCTACATGCTCGGACGCTAA
- a CDS encoding sulfatase → MHFRLLPILALWVSSLAWTGCTQTADQAAPKLNVLLILADDLGAHDVGFMGSTYYETPNLDRLAAQGVVFTQGYSTCQVCSPARASIMTGEFTARHGITDWIGAKTGEAWRSHNRHDLMLPAEYEMQLPADRVTVAEALASEGYHTFFAGKWHIGGEGSHPEDHGFHINRGGFHAGSPKGGYFAPFKNPNLEDGPNGENLSMRLARETSEFIRSSADTPFFAMLSFYAVHGPIQTTEEKWAKYRDKAEQQGIAESGFEMEKKLPIRQYQDNPVYAGLVESMDDAIGEVLNTLEETGMMDNTLIIFTSDNGGVASGDAFSTSNAPLRGGKGYQWEGGLRVPLMVYLPNGAMKGGSSEVPATGADLYPTIMESIGAAAPEGAHLDGQSLLAILQGEQVTWADRPLYWHYPHYGNQGGDPSSVIRQGNWKWIYYHETQQGALYQLDQDPAELHNVADEHPNLAEKLHTQLQQWLADQSARMPAPDEAYDDEAHTQYHNKVVNKKWPALEKQRESMLSPDYQPNPDWWGSQVTID, encoded by the coding sequence ATGCATTTCCGTCTACTACCGATTCTCGCGTTGTGGGTATCCAGCCTAGCTTGGACTGGGTGTACCCAAACTGCCGACCAAGCCGCTCCCAAACTCAACGTCCTGCTGATCCTCGCCGATGACCTTGGGGCGCATGATGTGGGATTCATGGGCAGTACCTACTACGAAACGCCCAACCTCGATCGATTGGCAGCTCAAGGAGTCGTATTCACCCAAGGATATTCCACTTGCCAAGTTTGTTCTCCCGCCCGTGCCAGTATCATGACGGGAGAGTTTACTGCTCGGCACGGAATCACGGACTGGATCGGTGCCAAAACGGGCGAAGCATGGCGCAGCCACAATCGCCATGACTTGATGCTGCCTGCGGAATATGAAATGCAGCTTCCTGCCGATCGCGTGACGGTTGCAGAGGCTTTGGCCTCGGAAGGATATCACACCTTCTTTGCGGGGAAATGGCACATTGGCGGAGAAGGCTCTCACCCCGAAGATCACGGGTTTCACATCAACCGGGGAGGCTTTCATGCTGGAAGTCCCAAGGGAGGATATTTTGCCCCCTTCAAAAACCCCAACCTGGAAGATGGCCCCAACGGTGAAAACCTCTCCATGAGATTGGCGCGTGAGACCTCCGAGTTTATTCGCAGTTCAGCCGACACCCCTTTCTTTGCGATGCTTTCCTTCTACGCTGTCCATGGACCGATTCAAACGACCGAGGAGAAATGGGCCAAATATCGCGACAAAGCTGAGCAGCAAGGAATCGCTGAATCTGGCTTCGAAATGGAGAAGAAACTCCCCATTCGTCAGTATCAGGACAATCCTGTCTATGCTGGATTGGTGGAATCCATGGACGATGCAATCGGAGAGGTCCTAAACACCTTGGAGGAAACGGGCATGATGGACAACACCCTCATTATCTTTACCTCAGACAATGGAGGCGTGGCATCGGGGGATGCATTCTCTACCAGCAATGCACCGCTTCGTGGAGGGAAAGGATACCAATGGGAAGGAGGCCTGCGTGTACCGTTGATGGTGTATCTCCCGAATGGCGCGATGAAAGGAGGCTCCTCAGAAGTACCCGCTACAGGTGCTGACCTTTATCCGACGATCATGGAGTCCATCGGAGCCGCTGCTCCTGAAGGCGCTCATTTGGATGGGCAATCTCTGTTGGCGATTCTCCAGGGCGAGCAAGTGACTTGGGCGGATCGTCCGCTGTATTGGCACTATCCCCACTACGGCAATCAAGGAGGAGATCCGAGTTCCGTCATTCGTCAGGGAAATTGGAAATGGATTTACTACCACGAGACTCAGCAAGGGGCGCTGTATCAACTCGACCAAGATCCGGCGGAACTCCACAATGTCGCAGATGAACATCCCAACCTTGCGGAGAAGCTCCATACGCAACTCCAACAATGGCTGGCCGATCAATCCGCCCGTATGCCAGCGCCGGATGAAGCTTACGACGATGAAGCGCATACCCAATACCACAACAAGGTCGTGAACAAGAAGTGGCCCGCTTTGGAAAAGCAACGCGAATCCATGCTGTCCCCGGACTATCAACCCAACCCTGATTGGTGGGGAAGTCAGGTGACAATCGACTAG
- a CDS encoding serine hydrolase domain-containing protein — MNRIFTFYLSITAVVLGLVGCQSNEVVPVSTYQCQFDVADSSDMHPRAATYQEILDRNQKLGIVGATLMVKDEFGVWVGAAGTADIASDVPMQPCNSFLIASISKVFTAAAVFAYIDAGVLSLDDPVSKWMDEEVVKRIENADEAQIRHLLDHTSGIADYYTLSQGMQRFNQFDNGWTQEDVLAFTYGKSAWFEVGETYGYSNTNYVMLGIILEAASGKTLEEVYRDEIFNPLHLTSAYYSATEPIPASLVKGYADFYGTAQYVESEFLYKDELVTADGGIAIHAQDLGRFFEELMKGELVSETALDSMTSWFDLPEDWVDETIGHAQNGYGLERNQTPYGWSVGHTGAIDGFLSIAQYFPDTDRTFILLTNSAAYDGAPRENIYNETLKVMFE; from the coding sequence ATGAATCGGATCTTCACATTTTATTTGTCAATCACTGCCGTTGTACTAGGTCTCGTCGGGTGTCAATCCAATGAGGTAGTTCCCGTAAGTACCTACCAATGCCAATTCGATGTGGCAGACTCAAGCGATATGCATCCTCGGGCTGCGACCTATCAGGAGATTCTGGACCGCAACCAGAAATTGGGCATCGTCGGCGCCACGCTCATGGTCAAGGACGAATTCGGGGTTTGGGTGGGAGCCGCCGGAACTGCGGACATTGCTTCGGACGTACCCATGCAGCCATGCAATTCGTTTCTGATTGCCAGCATCAGCAAGGTCTTTACTGCCGCGGCTGTATTTGCCTATATCGATGCAGGGGTTTTGTCTCTCGACGATCCCGTATCCAAATGGATGGATGAAGAGGTGGTGAAACGCATCGAAAATGCCGATGAAGCTCAGATTCGTCATCTGCTGGACCACACCTCAGGGATCGCCGATTACTACACGCTTTCTCAGGGGATGCAGCGATTCAACCAATTCGACAATGGATGGACGCAAGAAGATGTGCTGGCATTTACCTATGGAAAATCTGCCTGGTTTGAAGTAGGAGAGACTTACGGCTATTCCAATACCAACTACGTCATGCTGGGGATCATTCTCGAAGCGGCTTCTGGCAAAACGTTGGAGGAAGTGTACCGTGATGAGATATTCAATCCGCTCCATCTGACCAGTGCTTACTACTCTGCGACAGAGCCCATTCCAGCGAGCCTAGTGAAAGGATATGCGGATTTCTACGGCACGGCACAGTACGTCGAATCTGAGTTTCTCTACAAGGATGAATTGGTGACTGCCGATGGAGGAATCGCCATCCATGCGCAGGACCTTGGACGATTTTTTGAGGAATTGATGAAGGGGGAATTGGTCTCTGAAACTGCCCTGGATAGCATGACCAGCTGGTTTGATCTGCCCGAGGATTGGGTGGATGAAACGATCGGGCACGCCCAAAATGGCTACGGATTGGAGCGAAACCAGACACCGTATGGATGGTCGGTTGGGCATACAGGTGCGATTGATGGATTCTTGTCTATCGCCCAGTATTTCCCCGATACGGATCGGACCTTCATTCTCCTGACGAATTCAGCCGCCTATGACGGCGCTCCAAGAGAGAATATTTACAACGAGACCCTCAAGGTGATGTTTGAATAG